One genomic segment of Spirochaeta cellobiosiphila DSM 17781 includes these proteins:
- a CDS encoding SoxR reducing system RseC family protein: MEKGVINSIEGNKVHLTMTKEVACCGQGCTDNCNVETFDFEAVNNKGLNLEVGQMVEFAVPHASTLRGLFLVFVIPFGLFFGLYALVPSLGIVQDGFRLLISLAGLVGGWLLGRLLPKEKKQPIIMDVI, from the coding sequence ATGGAAAAGGGAGTGATTAATTCCATAGAAGGTAACAAAGTTCATCTTACGATGACCAAAGAAGTTGCTTGCTGTGGTCAGGGATGTACTGACAATTGCAATGTAGAGACTTTTGATTTTGAAGCAGTTAACAACAAAGGATTGAATTTGGAAGTAGGACAGATGGTTGAGTTCGCGGTCCCCCATGCTTCTACATTGAGAGGATTATTTCTTGTCTTTGTTATACCCTTTGGATTGTTTTTCGGCCTATATGCTTTAGTTCCTTCCTTAGGAATTGTTCAGGACGGCTTCAGATTATTAATATCTCTGGCAGGACTTGTAGGAGGCTGGTTATTAGGTCGGCTTCTTCCGAAGGAAAAGAAACAACCCATTATTATGGATGTTATTTAG